Proteins found in one Lysinibacillus fusiformis genomic segment:
- a CDS encoding 3-hydroxybutyrate dehydrogenase → MQGKTVFITGAARGIGLAMAQAFAEQGANVVITDKNEQLLEEAVSQNPSLTSFICDVTEEQAIREAIDFTIKKFSTLDILINNAGFQHVSLIEDFKTEIFEAMQKVMVVAPFVAMKYALPHMKKNQFGRIINMASINGIIGFAGKAGYNAAKHGVIGLTKVTALEVATDGITVNAICPGYVDTELVRNQFMDLAKTRGIQVEEVLEQVLYPLVPQKRLLDVSEITGLALYLASDVAKGLTGQAILLDGGYTAQ, encoded by the coding sequence ATGCAAGGAAAAACGGTTTTTATTACAGGGGCAGCTCGTGGTATCGGCCTTGCCATGGCACAAGCATTTGCTGAGCAAGGAGCTAATGTAGTGATTACGGATAAAAATGAACAGCTTTTAGAGGAAGCTGTCTCACAAAACCCCTCTTTAACTTCCTTTATATGTGATGTGACAGAAGAACAAGCCATACGAGAAGCCATTGATTTTACTATTAAAAAATTCTCAACATTAGATATTTTAATCAATAATGCAGGATTTCAACATGTATCGCTTATTGAGGATTTTAAGACAGAAATTTTTGAGGCTATGCAAAAAGTAATGGTGGTTGCCCCATTTGTGGCGATGAAGTATGCGTTACCACATATGAAGAAAAATCAATTTGGTCGTATTATCAATATGGCATCCATCAATGGCATCATTGGCTTTGCTGGTAAGGCTGGTTACAATGCAGCAAAGCATGGTGTAATTGGACTTACCAAGGTAACCGCACTTGAGGTGGCCACGGATGGAATCACGGTTAATGCCATCTGTCCGGGGTATGTTGATACGGAATTAGTACGTAATCAGTTTATGGATTTAGCAAAAACACGAGGTATTCAAGTGGAGGAAGTACTTGAACAAGTGTTATATCCACTTGTACCGCAAAAACGTTTACTTGATGTCTCGGAAATTACAGGGCTTGCATTATATTTAGCAAGTGATGTAGCAAAGGGGTTAACCGGTCAAGCCATTCTATTAGATGGTGGCTATACAGCTCAATAG
- the cbpB gene encoding cyclic-di-AMP-binding protein CbpB has product MISTNSKDLLAMPISEFIISSEKVAHVQIGNSAEHALLVLTRTGYSSIPVLDLKYRLQGLLSMKMITESILGLEHIEYEKLPDIKVDTIMEKEIAVLKLTDTFQRALDLVINHAFLCVVDEDGTFAGILTRRVILKQLKKYIYQKE; this is encoded by the coding sequence ATGATTTCAACTAACAGCAAAGACTTATTAGCAATGCCAATTAGTGAGTTTATCATTTCCTCTGAAAAAGTTGCGCATGTACAAATTGGAAATAGTGCGGAACATGCACTCCTTGTACTAACACGTACAGGGTACTCGTCCATACCTGTATTAGATTTGAAATATCGACTTCAAGGTTTACTAAGCATGAAAATGATTACCGAATCGATTCTTGGACTTGAGCATATAGAATATGAAAAGCTACCTGATATTAAGGTTGACACTATTATGGAAAAAGAGATCGCTGTATTAAAGCTGACGGATACTTTCCAGCGTGCTTTGGATTTAGTCATTAACCACGCTTTTTTATGTGTAGTGGACGAAGATGGTACATTTGCAGGGATATTAACAAGACGTGTTATTTTGAAGCAATTGAAAAAATATATTTATCAAAAAGAGTAG
- a CDS encoding iron-containing alcohol dehydrogenase — MIQTKTIFTVHSPGTIVYGRDSFEEVGEYAKKLGSKALIISDPIMDGLGFVKQCYTLLKTQGMEVVSYLGVTTEPVDTYVAEGLQLLQKENCDVIISVGGGSCIDTAKAIAVVATNGGYIGDYMKMAKVAAYPPIPHIAIPTTAGTGSEATDATVITNTKSDVKMMIKQPAFMPTIAIVDPILTITSPPAITAATGIDALSHAIESYLSRLAHPYSNVLALSAMELIVNNMIKVYEHGDDVDAREAMSLGSMQAGLSFSNASVALVHGMSRPIGALFHVPHGISNAMLLPAVLDYSKEACIDRLADLGQFFNKTKESLSQEELAQLAITSIKEMCKHMKIGNLKQWGIGEHAYYQAIPKMAEDALASGSPGNNPKIPTKAELMELYKMAYTYEF; from the coding sequence ATGATTCAAACAAAAACCATCTTTACCGTTCATTCACCAGGAACGATTGTGTATGGTCGTGATTCATTTGAAGAAGTAGGAGAGTATGCAAAAAAACTAGGCTCCAAGGCATTAATTATTAGTGACCCAATCATGGACGGCTTAGGCTTTGTCAAGCAATGCTATACGCTGTTAAAGACCCAAGGGATGGAAGTCGTTTCATATTTAGGGGTGACAACAGAGCCGGTTGATACGTATGTAGCAGAGGGCTTGCAGCTTTTGCAGAAAGAAAACTGTGATGTCATTATATCTGTTGGTGGTGGTAGCTGTATTGATACGGCAAAGGCGATTGCAGTAGTGGCTACAAACGGCGGCTACATAGGAGATTATATGAAAATGGCAAAGGTTGCAGCTTATCCGCCAATTCCACACATTGCGATACCAACGACAGCGGGTACAGGCTCTGAAGCAACAGATGCAACTGTTATTACCAATACAAAAAGTGATGTAAAAATGATGATTAAGCAACCAGCTTTTATGCCAACTATTGCGATTGTGGATCCTATTTTAACGATTACTTCACCTCCTGCAATTACCGCAGCAACGGGAATAGATGCATTGAGCCATGCCATTGAGAGCTATTTATCGCGCTTAGCTCACCCCTATTCGAATGTGCTGGCCTTATCTGCCATGGAATTAATCGTTAATAACATGATAAAGGTTTATGAACATGGGGATGATGTTGATGCGAGGGAAGCCATGTCATTAGGTTCGATGCAGGCAGGGCTGTCATTTTCAAATGCTTCTGTTGCCCTCGTACATGGAATGTCGCGTCCGATTGGTGCACTTTTCCACGTACCACATGGCATCTCCAATGCGATGCTTTTACCAGCTGTACTAGACTATTCAAAAGAAGCTTGTATAGATCGATTAGCAGATTTAGGACAGTTTTTTAATAAAACAAAAGAAAGTTTATCACAAGAAGAGCTTGCTCAGCTTGCCATTACGTCCATTAAAGAAATGTGTAAGCATATGAAGATAGGCAATTTAAAGCAATGGGGAATAGGGGAGCATGCTTATTATCAGGCCATACCTAAAATGGCTGAGGATGCTCTTGCAAGTGGTAGCCCTGGGAATAATCCGAAGATACCAACCAAAGCAGAATTAATGGAGCTATACAAAATGGCCTATACGTATGAGTTTTAA
- a CDS encoding ABC transporter ATP-binding protein has translation MIEIRDLTKRYGSFTALDHLNLSLEEGVVFGFVGANGAGKSTTFSILATLLSPTSGDALINGKSVVKEPKEVRKQIGYMPDFFGVYDQLKVDEYLDFYGASYGIQLAERQVLIPQLLELVNLTNKRYEYVDLLSRGMKQRLCLARALIHDPKVLILDEPASGLDPRARVEMRDILRNLKSMGKTILISSHILPELAEMCDEIGVIDNGKLIAHGNVAAIQAQLQGEKRIVLKVTDQLDAVRAFLEEDPQISSLDVIDNRLEIAFNYRGTDVEQVALLKKAMLADLPIYALSEEEKDLEDVFMAITKGADNQ, from the coding sequence ATGATTGAAATTCGTGATTTAACGAAACGGTATGGCTCCTTTACAGCACTAGATCATTTAAACTTATCTTTAGAAGAAGGCGTTGTATTTGGATTTGTTGGCGCCAATGGAGCAGGTAAATCAACAACCTTCTCTATTTTAGCTACACTATTGTCACCGACTTCAGGTGATGCTCTAATAAATGGCAAAAGTGTAGTAAAGGAACCAAAAGAAGTTCGTAAGCAAATTGGTTATATGCCCGATTTCTTTGGTGTATATGATCAGTTAAAAGTAGATGAATATTTAGATTTTTATGGAGCGAGCTACGGTATCCAATTAGCAGAGCGTCAAGTGTTAATTCCACAACTATTAGAACTAGTGAATTTAACAAATAAACGCTACGAATATGTTGATTTATTATCACGTGGTATGAAGCAACGTTTATGTTTAGCCCGTGCACTTATCCATGATCCAAAGGTTTTAATTCTAGATGAGCCAGCATCAGGACTAGATCCACGTGCTCGTGTGGAAATGCGAGATATTTTACGGAATTTAAAGTCCATGGGAAAAACAATTTTAATCTCGTCGCATATTTTGCCAGAACTTGCTGAGATGTGTGATGAAATCGGTGTTATTGATAATGGTAAATTAATTGCGCATGGCAATGTAGCTGCGATTCAGGCTCAGCTACAGGGAGAAAAGCGTATTGTATTGAAAGTGACAGATCAACTGGATGCAGTACGTGCATTTTTAGAGGAAGATCCTCAAATTTCATCTCTTGATGTCATCGACAATCGTTTAGAAATAGCCTTTAATTATCGAGGAACAGATGTAGAGCAGGTGGCATTGCTGAAAAAGGCGATGCTTGCCGATTTACCGATTTATGCTTTAAGTGAAGAAGAGAAGGATTTAGAGGATGTCTTTATGGCGATTACGAAGGGAGCGGACAATCAATGA
- the fadH gene encoding 2,4-dienoyl-CoA reductase, producing the protein MLQGKTILITGGSSGMGLYMAKQFVTEGANVVITGRNEERLAEAKKFIAEAGPSIETFQMDVRVPEHAEAMLAFAVEKFGQVDGLVNNAAGNFIVRAEDLSPNGWKAVVDIVLNGTFYCSSVVGKYWIEQKIKGSILNMVATYAWNAGAGVIHSAAAKAGVLSLTRTLAVEWGKQYGIRVNAIAPGPIERTGGADKLWESQAAAARTLDSVPLGRIGTPEEIADLATFMMSNKASYMNGECVTLDGGQWLNQYPF; encoded by the coding sequence ATGTTGCAAGGGAAGACTATTCTTATTACGGGTGGATCAAGTGGCATGGGGCTGTATATGGCTAAGCAATTCGTCACTGAGGGAGCTAATGTTGTCATAACGGGACGTAACGAAGAACGATTAGCAGAGGCAAAGAAATTTATAGCGGAGGCTGGTCCCTCTATCGAGACATTCCAAATGGATGTACGCGTACCTGAGCATGCTGAAGCTATGCTCGCATTTGCTGTAGAAAAATTTGGTCAAGTGGATGGGCTTGTGAATAATGCTGCAGGTAACTTTATTGTACGTGCAGAAGATTTATCACCGAATGGCTGGAAGGCTGTCGTGGATATTGTATTAAATGGTACATTCTACTGTTCTTCAGTAGTCGGCAAGTATTGGATTGAGCAAAAAATCAAGGGGTCTATATTAAATATGGTGGCGACTTATGCTTGGAATGCAGGCGCTGGTGTGATCCATTCTGCTGCGGCCAAAGCGGGGGTACTATCATTGACAAGAACGCTAGCTGTCGAGTGGGGAAAACAGTATGGAATTCGCGTTAATGCGATTGCACCAGGTCCAATCGAGCGTACTGGTGGAGCCGATAAGCTTTGGGAATCACAAGCAGCGGCAGCTCGTACACTAGATTCTGTTCCGCTAGGTCGTATAGGAACACCGGAAGAAATTGCTGATTTAGCTACGTTTATGATGTCTAACAAAGCAAGTTATATGAATGGAGAATGTGTGACATTGGATGGTGGGCAGTGGCTCAATCAATATCCATTCTAA
- a CDS encoding CoA-acylating methylmalonate-semialdehyde dehydrogenase, whose protein sequence is MTTAQEVKTLTHFIGGKLVEGKSGRFGSVFNPTTGEVIAKVPLATVEETRDAIEQAQAAFPTWRDTSVAKRAEIVLKFRNLVTENMEELLQIICTESGKTIEDAKGEITRGLESVDLAIGAPHLMKGEYSVNVGGQINAYSAKYPLGVVTAISPFNFPIMVPLAQTSMAIAVGNAVVLKASERVPMTALYVSELWKKAGLPDGIWTVINGDKDAVNELLENPTVQAISFVGSTPVAKYIYETGSKYGKRVTALGGGKNNMVVMPDADLEQVANAFIGAAYGAASQRCMAISTIMPVGKDTADRLVEILKEKIANLKVGPYTNPDSDFGPVISQQSKEAILAAIDRGETEGASVVCDGRELDIVKESKGFYVGPTLLDHVKPGMEVYEQEIFGPARNVVRVDSLEEAIALINKHELGNGVTIFTNDGLAARKFTTEIDVGMVGVNVPIPIPVGYHNFAGFKGSRFGEGHMFGPDQARFFTKTKTISERWMAGNASTASTFAFPSNND, encoded by the coding sequence ATGACAACAGCGCAAGAGGTTAAAACATTAACACATTTTATTGGCGGTAAATTGGTTGAAGGGAAAAGTGGCCGGTTTGGATCGGTATTTAATCCAACAACAGGTGAAGTCATTGCTAAGGTTCCCCTTGCAACGGTAGAAGAAACACGAGATGCAATCGAGCAAGCTCAAGCAGCATTTCCAACTTGGCGTGATACATCAGTGGCTAAGCGTGCAGAAATTGTGCTAAAGTTCCGTAACCTTGTTACTGAAAATATGGAGGAGCTATTACAAATCATTTGTACTGAAAGCGGTAAAACGATTGAAGATGCCAAAGGTGAAATTACGCGAGGACTTGAATCTGTTGACTTAGCCATCGGTGCGCCTCACTTAATGAAAGGAGAATACTCTGTTAATGTTGGAGGTCAAATAAATGCCTATTCTGCAAAATATCCATTAGGGGTTGTGACGGCAATTTCTCCATTTAATTTCCCAATCATGGTGCCTCTAGCACAAACGAGTATGGCCATTGCTGTAGGAAATGCGGTTGTTTTAAAGGCATCAGAGCGTGTGCCAATGACTGCATTGTATGTTAGTGAGCTATGGAAGAAAGCTGGGTTGCCTGATGGCATTTGGACAGTGATCAATGGTGATAAAGATGCGGTCAACGAACTTTTAGAAAACCCAACTGTGCAAGCGATTTCATTCGTTGGATCAACTCCAGTAGCAAAGTATATTTATGAAACAGGGTCAAAATATGGAAAGCGTGTAACAGCACTTGGTGGTGGTAAAAATAATATGGTCGTGATGCCAGATGCTGATCTTGAACAGGTAGCTAATGCCTTTATTGGAGCAGCTTATGGGGCAGCATCCCAGCGTTGTATGGCGATATCTACCATTATGCCTGTAGGAAAAGATACTGCAGACCGTCTAGTGGAGATCCTGAAGGAAAAGATCGCTAATCTAAAGGTAGGCCCATATACAAACCCTGATTCAGATTTTGGCCCTGTTATTTCTCAACAATCAAAAGAAGCAATACTTGCTGCAATTGATCGAGGAGAAACAGAAGGAGCTTCAGTAGTATGCGATGGACGAGAACTTGACATTGTCAAAGAGTCTAAAGGATTTTATGTAGGACCTACATTATTAGATCATGTAAAGCCAGGCATGGAAGTTTATGAGCAAGAAATATTTGGCCCAGCTCGTAATGTTGTTCGTGTTGATTCATTGGAGGAAGCTATTGCACTTATAAATAAGCATGAGCTAGGTAATGGTGTCACAATCTTTACCAATGATGGGCTAGCAGCTCGAAAATTTACAACAGAAATTGATGTTGGCATGGTAGGTGTCAATGTACCAATTCCTATTCCAGTTGGCTATCATAACTTCGCTGGCTTTAAAGGCTCTCGTTTTGGCGAGGGGCATATGTTTGGCCCAGATCAAGCACGATTCTTTACAAAAACAAAGACAATTTCAGAGCGATGGATGGCAGGCAATGCATCCACAGCATCAACATTTGCATTCCCTAGCAATAACGACTAA
- a CDS encoding DUF7408 domain-containing protein translates to MKKTKWTALTLLVMLVMSFILPTTQASAAATLEVKATAGISGKAKYQSVVPLQVTVKNNGADFSGDMAINSANSYEAASALVVPIDIAAGEEKTFTFYLNGLADYSYSDTDLFAFYEGNIEKGKKIAYKGTKRLQSNFLDPSSTFIYTLTDKSDRLSALLRLSTFVAQSNVEVFNINQLKDYTLPEDSQGLAMANVIVVDEVAIADLTQKQQEALLKWVQDGGTLLLGAADQIDATAGIFKEYLPLSLSQEMTSISAEALTKLSGGGIFTQPISIYSATSSEGSLPVLTENNAVLAAKKKVGSGEVIQTTFSLGDQPLASMDGYAALLAKVINIQSISQQGMMRQGQSPLDQISYELRNINELFPSFEVSVSYMLIVIILYILIIGPMLYFVLKKADKREHAWWIIPSISVVLSIVLFIVGAKDRIVQPQVQQSAFYKVNEDSSVNGYYVESILTNRSGDFVVNADQNTTAVALRNYNNFTGTMGPLHESSYIKENASGSTLTLRDLSYWSVQSFGGKTSAQNIGKMDIDITLKNEKLTGTVKNNFPFALKDVTLISGVKEVKLGDIEANGTLQVNKELKTTVLQKPSIFNNYNYSYPSKKDEVDPMRIERMKTLALPLVENDKQPILTAWTDQAIVGVELETSANMSPITMLVQPFKGKVELSGPFTMKRNNFSYTVEPLSANGYYEKIEEELNKWYLSEGLYEVTMAMPDQFMDVIKSFNELTISNKDVARMQLSIWNNETNVYEPLVDTKQVFTDKISTYFNQEGELRIELKYGPDPSGEQTKLPDIELKGVAK, encoded by the coding sequence TTGAAAAAGACAAAATGGACGGCACTGACCTTACTAGTTATGCTTGTAATGAGCTTTATCTTGCCTACAACACAGGCGAGCGCTGCTGCTACGCTAGAGGTCAAAGCAACAGCAGGTATTTCAGGAAAAGCGAAATATCAATCAGTAGTGCCACTACAAGTTACAGTGAAAAATAATGGAGCTGACTTTTCTGGAGATATGGCGATCAATTCAGCCAACTCTTATGAGGCTGCTTCAGCACTCGTCGTTCCAATTGATATAGCAGCAGGAGAGGAAAAGACATTTACTTTCTATCTAAATGGTTTAGCTGACTATAGTTATTCGGACACAGATTTATTTGCCTTTTATGAGGGAAACATTGAAAAAGGAAAAAAGATTGCCTATAAAGGAACAAAGCGTCTGCAATCAAATTTTTTAGATCCCTCATCAACATTCATTTATACATTAACAGATAAAAGTGATCGACTTTCAGCGCTATTACGTTTATCAACATTTGTAGCTCAAAGCAATGTGGAAGTATTCAATATCAATCAATTAAAAGATTATACACTTCCAGAAGATTCACAAGGACTTGCTATGGCCAATGTTATTGTTGTAGATGAAGTGGCGATTGCTGATTTAACACAGAAACAACAAGAAGCATTACTTAAATGGGTACAAGATGGTGGTACCTTACTTCTAGGTGCTGCTGACCAAATCGATGCAACTGCAGGTATTTTTAAAGAATATTTACCTTTGTCATTATCACAAGAAATGACTTCGATTTCTGCAGAAGCTTTAACTAAACTGTCAGGAGGCGGCATTTTTACTCAGCCGATTTCGATTTACTCAGCTACTAGTAGTGAAGGAAGTTTACCTGTATTAACAGAAAATAATGCAGTGTTAGCAGCAAAGAAAAAAGTGGGTAGCGGGGAAGTTATTCAAACAACCTTCTCTTTAGGTGATCAACCACTCGCTTCTATGGATGGCTATGCAGCACTTTTAGCTAAAGTGATCAATATTCAAAGTATTTCACAGCAAGGAATGATGAGACAGGGGCAATCTCCTCTCGATCAAATCTCTTATGAACTTCGTAACATTAACGAATTATTTCCATCATTCGAAGTATCTGTGAGCTATATGCTAATTGTCATTATTCTTTATATTTTAATTATCGGGCCAATGCTTTATTTTGTCTTGAAAAAAGCGGACAAGCGTGAGCATGCATGGTGGATTATTCCATCCATCTCTGTTGTCCTTTCCATTGTTCTCTTTATTGTCGGAGCGAAGGATCGTATTGTTCAGCCACAAGTGCAACAATCTGCATTCTATAAAGTAAATGAAGATAGTAGTGTAAATGGCTATTATGTAGAGTCCATTCTAACGAATCGCAGTGGGGATTTTGTAGTCAATGCTGATCAAAATACAACTGCCGTTGCATTAAGAAATTACAATAATTTCACAGGCACGATGGGGCCATTACATGAATCTTCCTATATAAAAGAAAACGCTAGCGGTTCAACGCTAACATTACGTGATTTAAGCTACTGGTCTGTGCAATCCTTTGGTGGAAAAACATCAGCACAAAATATTGGCAAGATGGATATAGATATAACGCTGAAAAATGAAAAACTAACAGGAACAGTTAAAAATAATTTCCCGTTCGCATTAAAAGATGTCACATTAATCTCAGGTGTGAAAGAAGTAAAACTGGGTGATATTGAAGCAAACGGAACATTACAGGTCAATAAGGAACTGAAAACAACGGTTCTTCAAAAACCATCTATCTTCAATAATTATAATTATAGTTACCCATCGAAAAAGGATGAGGTAGACCCAATGCGTATTGAACGAATGAAAACATTAGCATTGCCGCTTGTAGAAAATGATAAACAGCCAATACTTACTGCTTGGACAGATCAAGCTATTGTAGGGGTTGAATTAGAAACAAGTGCCAATATGTCACCGATTACGATGCTTGTTCAGCCATTTAAAGGAAAAGTAGAGCTATCTGGCCCATTTACAATGAAGCGCAACAACTTCTCGTATACAGTAGAGCCACTATCAGCAAATGGGTATTATGAAAAGATCGAGGAAGAATTGAACAAATGGTACCTATCTGAAGGGTTATACGAAGTAACGATGGCCATGCCAGATCAATTTATGGATGTTATTAAATCATTTAATGAGCTGACAATTTCTAATAAGGATGTCGCACGTATGCAGCTTTCCATTTGGAATAATGAAACGAATGTATATGAGCCATTGGTTGATACAAAGCAAGTGTTTACTGATAAAATTTCAACTTACTTTAATCAAGAAGGAGAGCTTCGCATTGAATTAAAGTATGGTCCCGATCCATCAGGGGAACAAACGAAGTTACCAGACATAGAGCTGAAAGGAGTGGCAAAATAA
- a CDS encoding LysR family transcriptional regulator — MATEAEILKILAEERNMRKAAERLFLSQPALSQRLQTIEKDWGAQLFIRSQKGLTATPAGEQVIAYAKEMLAKKEEIFETIQSLTTKVNGTLKIACASIVGQNWLPKILKDFVAKYPEAKISLMTGWSSEIVKALYEGEAHVGIVRGQVDWKGEKIHLFRDTLYLVDKEVKTIEDVLKTDRPFIQYKSDSNYYQEIQQWWQQHFASNPRKQILVDQIEICKQMALNGIGYAILPSITLNDHDGIHKIPLTNNEKEFGLTRDTWLIGYESSFELRQVEAFVEVVQDHARCLFDYTK; from the coding sequence ATGGCAACAGAGGCAGAAATTTTAAAAATTTTAGCTGAAGAACGTAATATGCGGAAAGCAGCAGAACGTCTATTTTTATCCCAACCAGCCCTTTCACAACGATTGCAAACGATTGAAAAAGACTGGGGTGCACAGTTATTTATTCGCTCACAGAAAGGTCTTACAGCAACACCCGCTGGCGAACAGGTGATAGCCTATGCAAAGGAAATGCTGGCTAAAAAGGAAGAGATTTTTGAAACCATACAATCCTTAACAACAAAAGTAAATGGGACATTGAAAATTGCCTGTGCATCGATCGTTGGTCAAAACTGGCTACCAAAAATCTTGAAGGATTTTGTAGCAAAATATCCTGAGGCTAAAATATCCCTGATGACGGGCTGGAGTTCTGAAATTGTGAAAGCACTTTATGAGGGCGAGGCACATGTAGGTATTGTAAGAGGCCAGGTTGACTGGAAAGGAGAAAAGATCCACCTTTTCAGAGATACTCTATATTTAGTGGACAAAGAGGTTAAAACAATTGAAGATGTGTTAAAGACAGACCGTCCATTTATTCAATATAAGAGTGATTCCAACTATTATCAAGAAATTCAACAATGGTGGCAGCAGCATTTTGCTTCAAATCCTAGAAAACAAATTTTAGTGGATCAAATTGAAATTTGTAAGCAAATGGCTTTAAATGGTATCGGTTATGCGATCTTACCTTCTATTACGTTAAATGACCACGACGGCATTCATAAAATACCTCTGACAAATAATGAAAAGGAATTTGGACTTACACGTGATACTTGGCTAATTGGCTACGAATCCTCCTTTGAATTGAGACAGGTAGAGGCTTTTGTTGAAGTGGTGCAGGATCATGCACGGTGTTTGTTTGATTATACTAAATAG
- a CDS encoding TetR/AcrR family transcriptional regulator, whose amino-acid sequence MEALTSRQKKALETREKLLKTSLDLFNKYGYEHVSVEQITKACNVSKGTFYTHFPSKYDVILEKFMELDHFYSTVEKKIDGTLSASEKILLVYQEQMKYLTNVVGKDLLRTVYTAAMTNQVEQDHYLINPQRKIFQIMNTYIEEGIQQGEFRQDVSATTIQSIIQRCMRANVYDWLIHSEDFDLASEMAQFTAIVLNGLKNDK is encoded by the coding sequence ATGGAAGCACTCACAAGCAGACAGAAAAAGGCATTGGAAACACGTGAAAAATTATTGAAAACCTCTTTGGATTTATTTAATAAATATGGTTATGAACATGTATCTGTTGAACAAATTACGAAGGCTTGCAATGTTTCAAAGGGTACATTTTATACACATTTCCCATCTAAATATGATGTTATTTTAGAAAAATTTATGGAACTTGATCATTTTTATAGTACGGTTGAAAAAAAGATTGATGGTACATTATCAGCAAGTGAAAAAATACTATTAGTGTATCAAGAGCAAATGAAGTATTTAACAAATGTGGTGGGAAAGGATTTATTACGTACTGTATATACCGCTGCCATGACAAACCAAGTAGAACAGGATCATTATTTAATTAATCCCCAACGTAAGATTTTTCAAATAATGAACACATATATCGAGGAAGGCATTCAACAAGGCGAATTTAGACAAGATGTATCTGCCACTACCATACAATCAATTATTCAGCGTTGTATGCGTGCCAATGTTTATGATTGGTTAATACATAGTGAAGATTTTGACCTCGCCTCTGAGATGGCCCAATTTACGGCAATTGTCTTAAATGGTCTTAAAAACGACAAATAA
- a CDS encoding NAD(P)-dependent oxidoreductase — MKEKLGFIGLGNMGLPMSINLLRADYEVYGFDTNTKAMEQFVAAGGIGLETAMDIAKQCDIIMTSLPTPHVVELVFQSEQGILQHAKKGSLLIDFSTVNPELNDTLHSEAKALGLRYLGAPVSGGVIGAVNATLTIMVGGDTDDYKSAAKIFEIVGKNVYHLGTSSSVGTRIKLLNNLMIGFYTEAVAETIVLGEKMGIQADTLYEVLSNSYGQSRIYERNYVEYMKNDNYEPGFSTNLLLKDLKLAKEMADEAGVSLRIGEKLVDLYSEIAQQGYGENDMSAAYLSLKEKCKLEQF; from the coding sequence ATGAAGGAAAAATTAGGTTTTATCGGCTTAGGGAATATGGGTTTACCAATGTCTATTAACTTATTAAGAGCAGATTATGAGGTGTATGGCTTCGATACAAATACAAAGGCAATGGAACAATTCGTAGCAGCAGGTGGTATCGGTCTTGAGACAGCTATGGATATTGCGAAACAATGTGATATTATTATGACCAGTTTGCCTACCCCTCACGTTGTAGAATTGGTTTTTCAGTCCGAGCAAGGAATTTTACAACATGCAAAGAAGGGAAGTCTACTGATTGATTTTAGTACTGTTAATCCCGAATTGAATGATACGTTACATTCAGAAGCTAAAGCTTTGGGATTACGTTATTTGGGAGCACCTGTCAGTGGGGGTGTAATTGGGGCTGTCAATGCGACATTAACCATTATGGTTGGTGGTGACACAGATGATTATAAAAGTGCTGCTAAAATATTCGAAATAGTCGGGAAAAACGTTTATCACTTGGGCACATCTTCAAGTGTAGGAACGCGAATTAAATTACTCAATAACTTAATGATTGGCTTTTACACAGAGGCGGTCGCTGAAACAATTGTACTTGGCGAAAAAATGGGTATTCAGGCAGACACCCTATATGAAGTCTTAAGTAATAGCTATGGGCAAAGCCGTATTTATGAACGCAATTATGTGGAATATATGAAAAATGATAATTATGAGCCAGGCTTTTCGACAAATCTACTATTAAAAGATTTGAAGTTAGCTAAGGAAATGGCAGATGAAGCTGGCGTATCTCTGCGAATCGGTGAAAAATTGGTGGATCTTTACAGTGAAATTGCTCAGCAGGGCTATGGCGAAAATGATATGTCTGCTGCTTATTTAAGCTTAAAAGAAAAATGTAAGCTAGAACAATTTTAA